Proteins encoded together in one bacterium window:
- a CDS encoding SAM-dependent DNA methyltransferase — protein sequence MERFCSDVSCLDKIETLQEHELILNQIKSASFILTERNADEFYYWIDRFLFKEEKQRATLKRIEEAFGYQSHIFIESFRELQKWFKEAKKFGEVQVSYDQWEKFLSIAYGSFDVRDSVFLIHTYLSVFSKMLAYSVVSNDEYIDDSELKGILDGSIFNRYNIRNFVDNDFFHWINTDRSFNNLKKVFRLIAQEISNFDFDNVDEDVLKGVYQELIDIDTRHSLGEYYTPDWLCERIVKEFEFKKTDKILDPACGSGSFLRVAIHRIKELNPGGTVEELNEQIYGIDIHPLSVQIAKTTLLLALGKEIINAKKPVYLNIILANTLLAPEGVQNLFGNEFLLNIDKEKYHLTTQILEDVKLFDEALGICDDLAEQTMGKKKETEEVFENIFRKHFAKNGNKSGANKQVIESFYKIYSGLKSVKEKGRDSIWKFIVQNLYKPYFLAGKFDYVIGNPPWFTYSSIRNEDYQNILNALADKYEVKPVKVANFPHLEIAAIFLAYCSSYFLNDKGQIAFVLPRSFFSADHHDNTRSGKAIGFKLKQIWDLKDVSPLFRIPSSVFFAERYEKNKVPFSSLQGNVFSGKLTEHNCNLITAKEMIAEEPVKWYYVKQGKASAFSIRKSKKQQSENPYKNLFKNGATIYPRVFYFVDITQELPEDFEGRIINIKTTTTIDADSKKPWKGLTFSGKVESRFIFRTALAKSILPFALYKPDLVVLPILIEKNNVGRIEIELHSANELMQGGNLNASKWFSNVENTWQLLRTEKNRNISSEDYLNWQNKLTDQNLVAPYLVLYNSSAKDANSLVIERDDYDFTFFVENKTYCFYTDNLSEAFYLSAILNSKIPNELMKDFQSRGLFGARDVHKKILDIYFPRFDETNEVHQKLAYLSERAHKKAAKYLQDNPPQKELTATRLGKLRLDVKKHLVEEMKEIDKLVKKVVG from the coding sequence TGCCTTGACAAAATTGAAACTTTGCAGGAACACGAACTCATTCTCAATCAAATAAAAAGTGCATCGTTTATCCTCACTGAAAGAAATGCTGATGAGTTCTATTATTGGATTGATCGATTTCTTTTCAAAGAAGAGAAACAGCGCGCAACCCTTAAAAGAATTGAAGAAGCATTCGGTTATCAGAGCCATATATTTATTGAATCGTTCCGTGAGCTGCAGAAGTGGTTTAAAGAAGCTAAAAAGTTTGGAGAAGTCCAGGTCTCTTATGATCAATGGGAAAAATTCTTAAGCATTGCATACGGTTCATTTGATGTAAGAGATAGTGTTTTTCTCATTCATACTTATCTTAGCGTTTTTTCAAAGATGCTTGCGTATAGTGTTGTTTCAAATGACGAATACATCGACGACTCTGAACTGAAAGGAATTCTCGACGGTTCAATCTTCAATAGGTATAATATCAGAAATTTTGTTGATAACGATTTCTTCCACTGGATTAATACCGACCGAAGCTTTAACAACTTAAAAAAAGTATTCAGACTGATTGCACAGGAAATTTCAAACTTCGATTTTGATAATGTTGATGAAGATGTACTGAAGGGTGTTTACCAGGAACTAATTGACATTGATACAAGACACTCTCTCGGTGAGTATTACACTCCTGACTGGCTTTGTGAAAGAATTGTAAAAGAATTTGAATTTAAAAAGACTGACAAAATTCTCGATCCTGCCTGTGGAAGTGGTTCGTTTCTAAGAGTAGCTATTCACAGAATTAAAGAGCTTAATCCCGGAGGAACAGTTGAAGAATTGAACGAGCAGATTTATGGAATAGATATCCATCCGCTTAGTGTGCAGATAGCCAAAACGACTTTACTTCTTGCTCTCGGAAAAGAAATTATAAATGCAAAGAAACCTGTTTACTTAAACATAATTCTTGCAAACACACTTCTTGCACCCGAAGGAGTGCAGAACCTTTTCGGCAATGAGTTTCTTCTGAACATTGACAAAGAAAAGTATCACTTAACCACGCAAATACTTGAAGATGTTAAACTGTTTGATGAGGCGCTAGGAATTTGTGATGATCTTGCCGAGCAGACTATGGGGAAAAAGAAAGAGACTGAGGAAGTATTTGAGAACATTTTCAGAAAGCATTTCGCAAAAAACGGAAATAAATCTGGCGCTAACAAGCAGGTAATTGAAAGCTTCTATAAAATATATTCAGGACTTAAATCTGTAAAAGAAAAAGGAAGAGACAGCATCTGGAAGTTTATTGTGCAGAACCTTTACAAACCTTATTTCCTTGCCGGTAAGTTTGATTATGTTATCGGCAATCCGCCCTGGTTTACTTACAGCTCGATAAGGAATGAAGATTATCAAAACATACTCAACGCACTGGCTGATAAATATGAAGTGAAGCCGGTTAAAGTTGCAAACTTTCCTCATCTTGAAATTGCTGCTATATTTTTAGCCTACTGCAGCAGCTATTTTTTGAATGACAAAGGACAGATTGCTTTTGTTCTGCCGAGAAGTTTCTTTAGTGCAGATCACCACGATAACACAAGAAGTGGGAAAGCTATTGGTTTTAAGCTTAAACAAATTTGGGATTTGAAAGATGTTTCTCCATTGTTCAGAATTCCAAGCTCTGTTTTCTTTGCTGAGAGATATGAAAAGAATAAAGTTCCTTTCTCCAGTTTACAAGGAAATGTATTTAGCGGGAAACTAACTGAACATAACTGTAACCTAATAACTGCTAAAGAAATGATTGCAGAAGAACCGGTTAAATGGTATTATGTTAAACAGGGAAAAGCTTCTGCATTCTCAATAAGAAAAAGTAAAAAGCAACAAAGTGAAAATCCGTATAAGAATTTGTTCAAAAATGGAGCTACAATTTATCCACGAGTATTTTATTTTGTTGATATTACTCAGGAGCTGCCCGAAGATTTTGAAGGGAGAATAATTAATATAAAGACAACAACGACAATTGATGCAGATTCGAAAAAACCTTGGAAAGGCTTAACATTTTCGGGTAAGGTTGAAAGCAGATTCATTTTTAGAACTGCACTTGCAAAAAGTATTTTGCCTTTTGCTTTATATAAACCTGATCTGGTTGTTCTTCCGATTTTAATAGAGAAGAATAATGTGGGAAGGATAGAAATAGAGTTGCATTCTGCGAATGAATTGATGCAAGGGGGAAATTTGAATGCTTCGAAGTGGTTTAGTAATGTTGAGAATACCTGGCAACTTCTGAGAACTGAAAAGAACAGGAATATTTCAAGTGAAGATTATTTGAACTGGCAGAATAAATTAACTGACCAAAATCTTGTTGCACCTTATTTAGTCTTGTACAATTCATCTGCAAAAGATGCTAATTCACTGGTAATCGAAAGAGACGATTATGATTTTACATTTTTTGTTGAGAATAAAACTTATTGTTTCTATACAGATAATTTATCTGAGGCATTTTATTTGTCAGCAATACTGAACTCAAAAATTCCAAACGAATTAATGAAAGATTTTCAGTCACGAGGTTTATTTGGTGCAAGGGATGTGCACAAAAAGATTCTCGACATATACTTCCCACGCTTTGATGAAACAAACGAAGTGCATCAAAAGCTTGCATATCTAAGCGAGCGAGCACACAAAAAAGCAGCAAAATATTTACAGGACAATCCACCGCAAAAAGAACTAACCGCCACGCGTCTCGGCAAACTCCGTCTCGACGTAAAAAAACACCTTGTCGAGGAGATGAAGGAGATAGATAAGTTGGTGAAGAAAGTGGTGGGGTGA